Within Pseudomonas sp. LBUM920, the genomic segment CCACAGCACCATCACGCTGGCGAACAGTGCCGTGCAGCCCTCAAGCAATTCGCGCTGGGCGCCGCTGACGTCAATCACATACGCCGCCAATGCCCACGTCGCCAGCCCGGCCAACAGCGCCAGGCCCCAACCGACGTTGACGCTGCGCACCGCCGATTGCTGGCCGGTGTTACGCAGGAAAGCCAGAATTGCCGCCAGCACCAGGATCGCTTCCAGACCTTCACGCAACAGAATCAGGAGGCCGGAGATGTAGCTCAACGACCAGCTCAAGCCATCGCTGCCCAGCAGGCCGGCAGATTCAGTGAGTTTGCCCTTGGCCACGTCCAGACGCTGTTGCACCTGCTCGATCGGCAGGCCGTCCTGCAATGACTGCCGGTAGGCCATCAGGGCTTTCTCGGTGTCCTTGCGCACGTTGGCATCGACGTTGTCCAACGAGCTTTCTACCAGCTCAAACCCTTCCAGGTAGGCGGCTACCGACAAGTCGTAGGCCTGTTCGTGATCACCGTTGCGGAACGCGGCGAGGCTCTTGTCCAGCGTGGTCGCGGTGTAATCGAGCAACTGTGCCGGGCCACGCTTGACCTGCGGCGGCTGCGCACGCTGGGCGCGGAACGTCGCGGCGGCGGCCGGGCCGTTTGCGGCCAGCACTTCATTGGGGGTCTGGCGGGCCAGGTCGGCAAGGTTGAAGGGTTGTTCGCTGTTTGCCGCAGCCGGGTCAGCGGTGAAACCGGCGATGTAGGTCGCCAGGTCCCAGCGTTGACGGTCATCGAGCTGGTCGGCGAAAGACGGCATGTCAGTGCCCTCGACGCCCAGGCCGAGTGTGTTGTAGATCGCGTAAAGGCTCAGGCGGTCCAGGCGCGCGGCGTCACGCAGGTTCGCGGGCGGCGGCGTCATGCCGGTGCTGGCCGGGCCATCACCGGCGCCCGCAATGCCGTGGCACACCGAGCAGTGCTGGGCATAGAGCGGTGCGCCGCGCGTGGGGTCTGGTGTGATCGCCGGAGCCTGGCTGACTTCGTACGCCACTGCCAACTTGGCACCCAACTGACGGGCCTGGTGGGCGACGGTCGTGCCCTCTTCACGCGCGGTCACCGCCGCCAGCAATTCATTGACGCCCTTTATCAAATCGGCGCGTTCGGGCTTCTCGGGTAAATCCGCTACCAGGCCCTGCAATACCCCAAGAAACTCCACCTGCTCGCGGTATTCGGATTCATCCACGACCGTGCCCGCGTCCACCGTCGGCGGGTAGTCGGCCCCGATGTAATCGAGCAGATGCAAGGCTTGAGGCGCGCCCTCGGCAGTGGCCGCCAACAGATTAAAGCTGCACGACATCAGCGCCGGCAG encodes:
- a CDS encoding cytochrome c/FTR1 family iron permease, which codes for MTALYRFLAWLMLPALMSCSFNLLAATAEGAPQALHLLDYIGADYPPTVDAGTVVDESEYREQVEFLGVLQGLVADLPEKPERADLIKGVNELLAAVTAREEGTTVAHQARQLGAKLAVAYEVSQAPAITPDPTRGAPLYAQHCSVCHGIAGAGDGPASTGMTPPPANLRDAARLDRLSLYAIYNTLGLGVEGTDMPSFADQLDDRQRWDLATYIAGFTADPAAANSEQPFNLADLARQTPNEVLAANGPAAAATFRAQRAQPPQVKRGPAQLLDYTATTLDKSLAAFRNGDHEQAYDLSVAAYLEGFELVESSLDNVDANVRKDTEKALMAYRQSLQDGLPIEQVQQRLDVAKGKLTESAGLLGSDGLSWSLSYISGLLILLREGLEAILVLAAILAFLRNTGQQSAVRSVNVGWGLALLAGLATWALAAYVIDVSGAQRELLEGCTALFASVMVLWLGVWMHDRRHAAAWQDYIKSSLVGGGGRFGFAMLAFFSVYRELFEVILFYETLWLQAGPAGHNAVLAGGATALVLLVGLAWVILRGSAKLPLALFFGINAALLCALSVVFAGHGVKALQEAGIFGTRPVAFFDFDWLGIHADAYSLSAQAVAILAIVVLYGRSRLAEKRRVAA